One Echeneis naucrates chromosome 16, fEcheNa1.1, whole genome shotgun sequence DNA window includes the following coding sequences:
- the ppfibp1b gene encoding liprin-beta-1b isoform X1 has protein sequence MMSDASDMLAAALEQMDGIIAGSKTLDYSNGLFDCQSPTSPFMGSLRALHLLEDLRGVLELMDTEERESLRCQIPDSTADSLVEWLHGDMSNGHGSLGGGDHYQERLSRLESDKESLVLQVSVLTDQVEAQGEKIRDLDLCLDEHREKLNATEEMLQQELLCRTALETQKLELISEVSNLKLKLNSMENERVDFDDRFRDNEDLILELNELRYRLADLESEKLLYEKKLKSTKEELAILRRQLEGKDGEMRRLRDETGFKVIASSSADPTERVSHPDETLRKRLKEKHVEVQRMKKAVESLMAANEEKDRKIEELKQSLLRYKKVQDMVMSVQGKKEKTKDNDHAESHSDGSLAVMSTNSVSLESEKNEVTDLQQRKSPDELEHLNGLTEEPSAPTPERDAEQVSDSTPNDIESGQDITKAGSQDHLDEGDRRNNEKNLSAEISKMSEKPPLSPSATLPASTGDDSFGSRKARSSFGKGFFKIRGGKKTGSTPNLDRSRSASAPMLAETERQGTDHLDLAGLPQRSTNSDSTHTLPTTPESRKKSKGIKKLFGKLKRSQSTTFNLDDNLPEGEFKRGGVRATAGPRLGWSRDLQRVNNDVDAPFARWSKNQVCDWLQEQGLGLYVNMARVWISSGQTLLQASQQDLERELGIKHPLHRKKLQLALQALGSEEEDNKGKLDYNWVTRWLDDIGLPQYKTQFDEGRVDGRMLHYMTVDDLLSLKVGSVLHHLSIKRAIQVLRLNNYEPNCLRRRPSDENNITPAEISQWTNHRVMEWLRSVDLAEYAPNLRGSGVHGGLMVLEPRFNVETMALLLNIPPNKTLLRRHLATHFNLLIGSEAQQLKQECLENPDYTLLTATTKVKPKKLSFGNFGRKKRQEDNEEYVCPMDVEMPKGRSFQKGFELQIYEDDLDRLEQMDDSEGTVRQIGAFSEGIQNLTSMLKDDEFFKEMSNSPNPSVTDEESNA, from the exons ATGATGTCCGATGCCAGCGACATGTTGGCAGCTGCTTTGGAACAAATGGATGGCATTATAGCAG GTTCCAAGACTCTGGACTACTCCAATGGGTTGTTTGACTGCCAGTCTCCCACCTCCCCTTTCATGGGCAGCCTGCGGGCACTTCACCTTTTGGAAGACTTACGGGGTGTCCTAGAGTTGATGGACACAGAGGAAAGGGAGAGCCTTCGCTGCCAGATCCCTGACTCCACAGCTGACAGTCTGGTTGAGTGGCTTCATGGTGACATG TCAAATGGACATGGCTCTCTGGGTGGGGGTGACCACTACCAGGAAAGGCTCTCCCGTCTTGAGAGTGATAAGGAGTCTCTAGTGCTTCAG GTGAGTGTGCTCACAGACCAGGTGGAAGCCCAGGGAGAGAAGATTCGGGACCTGGACTTGTGTTTGGATGAGCACAGGGAGAAACTTAATGCCACTGAGGAGATGTTGCAGCAG GAGCTTCTGTGCAGAACTGCGCTGGAGACCCAGAAGCTTGAACTCATTTCTGAAGTGTCCAACCTGAAACTGAAGCTAAATTCTATGGAGAATGAGAGAGTGGACTTTGATGACAGATTTAGAGACAACGAG gATTTGATTCTTGAATTGAATGAACTGCGGTATAGATTGGCAGATCTCGAAAGTGAAAAACTACTGTACGAAAAGAAGCTTAAATCCACAAAG GAAGAATTAGCCATACTGAGGAGGCAGCTGGAGGGCAAAGACGGCGAGATGAGGAGACTACGGGATGAGACAGGCTTCAAAGTCATCGCCTCAAGCAGTGCAGATCCTACAGAAAGAG TCTCTCATCCAGATGAAACTCTTAGAAAGAGGCTGAAAGAAAAAC ATGTGGAAGTGCAGAGAATGAAAAAGGCGGTTGAATCATTgatggcagccaatgaagaaaAG gaTCGTAAAATCGAGGAACTAAAGCAGTCACTGCTAAGATATAAGAAAGTTCAGGACATGGTGATGTCAGTGCAAGGTAAAAAAG agaaaacaaaagataatGATCATGCTGAGAGTCACAGTGATGGATCCCTCGCAGTCATGTCAACCAACTCTGTTTCACTGGAATCAGAAAAGAATGAAGTTACAGACCTTCAGCAAAGGAAAAGCCCAGATGAG CTGGAACATCTCAATGGACTGACTGAGGAGCCTTCAGCACCAACTCCTGAAAGGGATGCAGAACAAGTATCTGATTCCACACCAAATGATATAGAAAG CGGCCAAGATATCACAAAAGCTGGAAGTCAGGACCACCTGGATGAGGGTGACaggagaaataatgaaaag aATTTGAGTGCAGAAATCAGTAAAATGAGTGAAAAACCACCTTTGAGTCCCTCTGCCACCTTACCTGCCAGCACAGGGGACGACAGTTTCGGCTCGAGAAAGGCTCGTTCATCGTTTGGAAAAGGTTTCTTCAAGATCCGTGGGGGCAAGAAGACGGGCAGCACTCCTAACCTTG ACCGCAGCCGGAGTGCAAGTGCGCCCATGCTAG CTGAAACAGAGCGACAGGGCACTGACCATTTGGATCTGGCTGGGCTGCCACAGAGGTCAACTAATAGCGACAGCACTCACACACTCCCTACAACTccagagagcaggaaaaaatccaagggaataaaaaaactttttggaaA gttaaaaagaAGCCAGTCTACCACATTTAACCTGGATGACAACCTACCAGAGGGTGAGTTCAAGAGGGGTGGAGTGCGAGCCACAGCAGGACCCAGACTGGGTTGGTCTCGTGATCTCCAGCGAGTCAATAA TGATGTGGATGCTCCCTTTGCACGGTGGTCAAAGAATCAGGTGTGCGACTGGCTACAGGAGCAGGGTCTTGGTCTTTATGTGAACATGGCTCGTGTATGGATCTCTTCTGGACAGACTCTGCTACAGGCATCACAACAGGACCTGGAGAGG GAGCTGGGCATCAAACACCCACTGCACAGAAAGAAACTGCAGCTGGCTCTGCAGGCCCTtggctcagaggaggaggataatAAAGGAAAGCTGGACTACAACTGGGTGACAA GGTGGCTGGATGACATCGGTCTGCCTCAGTATAAGACCCAATTTGATGAGGGCAGGGTGGATGGTCGCATGCTGCACTACATGACAGTG GATGACCTGCTTTCTCTGAAGGTGGGAAGTGTCCTGCATCACCTCAGTATCAAGCGAGCTATACAAGTGCTGCGACTCAACAACTATGAGCCTAACTGCTTGCGTCGCAGGCCTTCTGATGAG AACAATATAACTCCAGCAGAGATTTCTCAGTGGACCAACCACAGGGTGATGGAATGGCTGCGATCTGTGGACCTCGCTGAATATGCTCCCAACCTGAGAGGCAGCGGTGTGCACGGAGGTCTGATG GTCCTGGAGCCACGGTTCAATGTAGAGACCATGGCATTGCTGCTCAACATCCCCCCAAATAAGACTCTTTTGCGTCGCCATCTTGCAACACATTTCAACCTGCTCATTGGCTCAGAGGCCCAGCAGCTCAAACAGGAGTGTCTTGAAAACCCGGATTACACTCTGCTTACTGCCACCACTAAAGTCAAG CCAAAGAAGCTGTCATTTGGTAACTTTGGGAGGAAGAAACGGCAAGAGGATAATGAGGAATATGTCTGTCCGATGGATGTGGAGATGCCAAAGGGAAGAAGCTTCCAGAAAGGCTTTGAGCTCCAAATCTATGAGGACGACCTGGACAGGCTAGAACAG ATGGACGACTCTGAAGGGACTGTGAGACAAATTGGAGCTTTTTCCGAAGGCATTCAGAACCTAACG AGCATGCTGAAAGATGATGAATTCTTCAAAGAGATGTCAAATTCACCGAACCCCAGTGTAACAGATGAGGAATCTAACGCATGA